A region from the Solibacillus sp. FSL H8-0523 genome encodes:
- a CDS encoding YaiI/YqxD family protein, giving the protein MLKLLIDADACPVVDLALFVSSQFEIEPFLFCDTSHRIERENAKTIIVDKGPDSVDFKLVSELKRGDIVITGDYGLAAMCLAKGGIVITHNGKELTSDNIDQLLAFRYESAKIRRAGGRTKGPKKRTEENNLAFEMEFRQICERAILQKEERQHG; this is encoded by the coding sequence ATTTTAAAACTATTAATTGATGCAGATGCTTGCCCAGTTGTTGATTTAGCGCTATTTGTTTCATCTCAATTCGAGATAGAACCATTCTTGTTCTGCGATACATCACATCGTATTGAGAGAGAAAATGCTAAAACAATTATTGTCGACAAGGGACCAGATTCGGTCGACTTTAAGCTAGTAAGTGAACTTAAACGAGGAGATATTGTCATTACGGGTGATTATGGTCTAGCTGCCATGTGTTTGGCAAAAGGTGGAATTGTCATCACACACAATGGTAAAGAACTGACGTCTGACAACATTGATCAGCTGTTGGCATTTCGTTATGAAAGTGCGAAAATAAGACGTGCAGGGGGTCGTACAAAGGGACCTAAAAAACGCACGGAAGAAAACAATTTAGCGTTTGAAATGGAATTTCGACAAATTTGTGAACGTGCGATTTTGCAAAAGGAGGAGAGACAACATGGCTGA
- a CDS encoding D-serine ammonia-lyase, translating to MAEQKMDVNALVARFPLIKKLQSGEYVFWVNDQLSTKKQTIPAVSMEMIREAEQKLQRFSSYIKVAFPITKFSDGLIESDLKEIPHMKKLIEGRRGFAIPGTLMLKCDHALPIAGSIKARGGIYEVLSYAENLALAAGRISKTEDYAKFASDDMRAFFSDYKIAVGSTGNLGLSIGMIGAKLGFQVTVHMSVEAKKWKKDLLRANGVTVVEHKTDYTEAVRQGRLAAQKDDTCHFIDDENSIDLFLGYGVAGLRLEQQLKQAKVKVDAEHPLFVYLPCGVGGGPGGVAYSLKQIYGEHVHIFFGEPMQSPCMLLGMMTGLHDEISVSDIGLTNKTEADGLAVGRPSRFVGTLMESVLSGCYTVDDSFLFRSLKGMYETENIFMEPSAHAGVYGPIELMMQGVTYLQEHNLQDKLENATHIIWSTGGDLVPQELRQQYLQTEI from the coding sequence ATGGCTGAACAGAAAATGGATGTAAATGCATTAGTAGCGCGATTTCCACTAATTAAAAAGTTACAATCAGGGGAATATGTATTTTGGGTAAATGACCAGTTATCAACGAAAAAGCAAACAATACCTGCTGTTTCTATGGAAATGATTCGGGAAGCGGAACAAAAATTACAACGCTTTTCTTCATATATAAAGGTCGCGTTTCCTATCACAAAGTTCTCAGATGGATTAATTGAATCCGACCTGAAAGAAATTCCGCATATGAAAAAGTTAATTGAAGGTCGTCGCGGCTTTGCGATTCCAGGCACATTGATGCTGAAATGTGACCATGCACTACCAATCGCAGGTTCAATTAAAGCACGCGGGGGAATTTACGAAGTATTAAGCTACGCAGAAAACTTAGCGCTTGCTGCAGGACGTATCTCAAAAACAGAAGATTATGCGAAATTTGCATCCGATGACATGCGTGCATTTTTTAGTGACTATAAAATCGCAGTCGGCTCTACGGGCAATTTAGGCTTAAGCATCGGTATGATTGGTGCAAAATTAGGCTTTCAAGTAACGGTGCATATGAGTGTGGAAGCAAAGAAATGGAAAAAGGATTTATTGCGAGCAAATGGCGTAACCGTCGTTGAACATAAAACAGATTACACGGAAGCCGTTCGCCAAGGCCGTCTTGCCGCGCAAAAGGACGACACATGTCATTTTATTGATGATGAAAATTCAATTGATTTATTTTTAGGCTATGGGGTTGCAGGCTTGCGTTTAGAGCAGCAATTAAAGCAAGCGAAAGTAAAAGTCGATGCGGAGCACCCGTTATTTGTGTACTTACCATGCGGTGTTGGCGGCGGTCCTGGGGGTGTAGCGTATAGCCTAAAGCAAATTTACGGCGAACATGTACACATCTTCTTCGGGGAGCCAATGCAATCACCTTGCATGCTACTTGGTATGATGACAGGCTTACATGATGAAATTAGTGTTTCGGATATTGGGTTAACGAACAAAACAGAAGCAGACGGATTAGCGGTAGGGCGACCATCACGCTTTGTCGGAACATTAATGGAATCTGTACTGAGCGGATGTTATACTGTGGACGATAGCTTTTTATTTAGAAGCTTAAAGGGTATGTATGAGACGGAAAATATCTTTATGGAGCCGTCTGCGCATGCAGGGGTTTACGGGCCAATTGAATTGATGATGCAGGGTGTGACTTACTTACAAGAGCACAACTTACAAGATAAGCTGGAAAACGCAACGCACATCATTTGGTCAACAGGTGGCGATTTGGTTCCACAAGAATTACGCCAGCAGTATTTACAGACAGAGATTTAG
- a CDS encoding phosphoribosylaminoimidazolesuccinocarboxamide synthase: MELIYTGKTKDVFKLENELFLLKFKDDVTGENGVFDPGANTVGLTIDGAGLAGLKLTSFFYSKLNGLDVPTHYVDANFDEQTMTVKPATVFGKGLEVICRFKAVGSFLRRYGAYVQEGQDLDAFVEVTIKDDDRLDPPISEDALAMLNLLTHEEYAILKERTIEISKFVGAELAKKGLTLYDIKLEFGRDAKTNEIILIDEISGGNMRAYKDGTYIEPLELEKIMLAK, encoded by the coding sequence GTGGAATTAATTTATACTGGTAAAACAAAAGATGTATTCAAATTAGAAAACGAGCTGTTCTTATTAAAATTCAAGGATGATGTAACTGGTGAAAACGGCGTGTTCGATCCAGGTGCTAACACAGTTGGCTTAACAATCGATGGTGCTGGTTTAGCTGGCTTAAAATTAACATCATTCTTCTACTCGAAATTAAACGGTCTTGATGTACCTACACACTACGTAGATGCGAACTTCGATGAGCAAACAATGACAGTAAAGCCTGCAACGGTATTCGGTAAAGGGTTAGAAGTGATTTGCCGTTTCAAAGCTGTTGGTTCATTCTTACGTCGTTACGGTGCTTACGTACAAGAAGGACAAGATTTAGACGCTTTCGTAGAAGTGACAATTAAAGACGACGACCGTTTAGATCCTCCAATTTCTGAAGACGCATTAGCGATGTTAAACCTGTTAACACACGAAGAATATGCGATTTTAAAAGAACGTACAATTGAAATTTCTAAATTCGTAGGTGCAGAGCTAGCGAAAAAAGGCTTAACACTATACGATATTAAATTAGAATTTGGCCGCGATGCGAAAACAAACGAAATTATTTTAATCGATGAAATTTCTGGCGGTAACATGCGTGCATACAAAGACGGCACTTACATTGAACCATTAGAATTAGAAAAAATTATGTTAGCGAAATAA
- the nhaC gene encoding Na+/H+ antiporter NhaC translates to MNQQQYVKPHLFEALLLMLSIIAIISYSIIQLESVPHIPILLAITLLIFYGVIKKIPYKKMEQSMTRAVTSSIGAIYIFLLIGVLISSWLIGGTIPTLLYIGLSFVSASFFYAIAFIITSIIGTAIGSSLTTVATVGVAMLGVASSIDASLVITAGAIVSGAFFGDKMSPLSDTTNLAASVVGIDLFTHIRNMMYTTIPAFMIALIGYALLSPSVDTIDTALIATYQETLRATNLIHWYSVLPLVVLIFCTALKVPSLATLAISAISGIVLSYFHSTIPLNELFAILYNGYSMETGVAAIDSLLSRGGMNSMLFTIILIVLSLSMGGLLFALGIIQTLLEALQRQLKSVGSVITGAAFTAIGINLTIGEQYLSILLTGEAFKGKFKQHKLHPKNLARTIEDAGTVINPLVPWSVCGLFIASTLNVSVLEYLPFAFFCLLSPVMTILFGWLNITITKQAQ, encoded by the coding sequence ATGAATCAACAACAGTATGTAAAACCTCATCTATTTGAAGCACTACTACTCATGCTCAGCATTATTGCCATTATTTCTTATTCAATCATTCAGCTTGAAAGTGTGCCTCATATTCCGATTTTACTAGCCATTACGTTATTAATTTTTTATGGTGTCATTAAAAAAATACCGTACAAAAAAATGGAACAAAGTATGACTCGTGCAGTTACTTCGAGTATTGGCGCGATTTATATCTTTCTATTAATTGGCGTGTTAATTAGTAGCTGGTTAATCGGCGGGACGATTCCGACGTTGTTATACATTGGGTTATCGTTTGTATCAGCCAGCTTCTTTTATGCGATTGCGTTTATCATTACAAGCATTATTGGTACCGCAATCGGCAGTTCGCTAACAACGGTTGCAACAGTGGGTGTAGCGATGCTTGGCGTGGCAAGCTCGATTGATGCGTCACTCGTTATTACGGCTGGCGCGATTGTGTCGGGTGCATTTTTCGGGGATAAAATGTCACCATTATCCGATACAACGAATCTTGCAGCTAGCGTTGTAGGGATTGACCTCTTTACACATATCAGAAATATGATGTATACAACGATTCCTGCATTTATGATTGCGCTCATTGGTTATGCCCTTCTTTCGCCTAGCGTAGACACGATTGATACCGCGCTTATTGCAACCTACCAAGAAACATTACGAGCAACGAACTTAATTCATTGGTACTCGGTTCTCCCACTAGTGGTGCTCATTTTTTGTACAGCCTTAAAAGTACCAAGTCTTGCGACACTCGCGATTAGTGCGATCAGCGGCATTGTGCTTTCTTATTTTCATAGTACGATTCCACTAAACGAGCTCTTTGCGATTTTATATAACGGCTATTCGATGGAAACGGGTGTTGCCGCGATAGATTCACTTTTATCACGTGGCGGCATGAATAGTATGCTGTTTACGATTATTTTAATCGTGCTGTCTTTATCAATGGGCGGTTTGTTATTTGCACTCGGGATTATCCAAACTTTACTTGAAGCATTGCAAAGACAATTGAAATCAGTTGGCTCCGTCATTACTGGTGCTGCATTTACCGCCATTGGTATTAACCTCACAATTGGTGAGCAGTATTTATCGATTCTGTTAACTGGTGAAGCGTTTAAGGGAAAATTTAAACAGCACAAATTGCACCCGAAAAATTTAGCGCGTACGATTGAAGATGCAGGAACTGTTATTAATCCGCTTGTTCCGTGGAGCGTATGTGGTTTATTTATCGCCAGTACGTTGAATGTATCAGTACTTGAATATTTACCGTTCGCCTTCTTTTGTTTACTAAGCCCGGTCATGACGATTTTGTTTGGCTGGTTGAATATTACGATTACAAAACAAGCCCAGTAA
- the pepF gene encoding oligoendopeptidase F, with the protein MSTLKRNEVPVQETWNLQDLFQTEEAYSAAIDALKVFVDGVVANLQGTITDAAGAVKAIETTEQIQQKMVPIGTYANLAVSVEQTSTENQMRSANFGALAASIATKLSFVTSDLLALDEAVLKEAQSLKPEYANYIDQLLVQKPHQLHPQAEKALAAFGATFNAPYGLYNTTKLVDMQFPNFEVDGQSYPMSYNLFEGDWELETDTKKRRAAFDAFSSKLRDYQHTTAKTYNTHIQIEKTDADLRGYESIFDSLLQSQRVDRSMYDRQIDLITSELAPHMRRYAKLVQKAQGLDNMTFADLKVSLDPTYEPTITIEESRKYMKDGLAIMGEDYANMLDRSFDERWIDFAQNAGKSTGAFCSSPYGVHPYILISWTSRMNEVFVLAHELGHAGHFYLANDHQNIFNARPSLYFIEAPSTMNEMLMANHLLKNSNDARFKRWVISTIISRTYYHNFVTHLLEAAYQRKVYEIIDAGGTVNAPKLNELKRDVLEEFWGDTVEINEGAELTWMRQPHYYMGLYPYTYSAGLTISTQVYRRISAGDDSAVADWVDVLKAGGTKTPVELAKMAGVDITTEEPLRDTIAFIGELITQLEELTAEIEGQKA; encoded by the coding sequence ATGTCAACATTAAAACGTAACGAAGTACCCGTTCAAGAAACATGGAACCTACAAGATTTATTTCAAACAGAAGAGGCTTATTCAGCAGCCATCGATGCATTAAAAGTATTCGTAGATGGAGTAGTAGCAAACTTGCAAGGTACAATCACGGATGCAGCAGGCGCTGTAAAAGCAATTGAAACAACAGAGCAAATTCAACAAAAAATGGTACCCATCGGAACATATGCAAACCTTGCTGTGAGCGTAGAGCAAACAAGCACAGAAAACCAAATGCGCTCAGCAAATTTCGGGGCACTTGCAGCATCGATTGCTACGAAGCTATCATTTGTCACAAGTGATTTACTAGCATTAGATGAAGCGGTATTAAAAGAAGCACAAAGCTTAAAACCAGAATACGCGAACTATATTGATCAGCTACTTGTGCAAAAACCGCATCAATTACACCCACAAGCAGAAAAAGCATTAGCAGCATTCGGCGCGACATTTAACGCACCTTATGGCTTATACAACACAACAAAACTTGTCGATATGCAGTTCCCTAATTTTGAAGTTGATGGACAGTCATATCCAATGAGCTATAACCTATTCGAAGGTGACTGGGAGCTCGAAACCGATACGAAAAAACGTCGCGCTGCTTTTGATGCGTTCTCAAGCAAATTACGCGACTACCAACATACAACAGCGAAAACGTATAATACACATATTCAAATTGAAAAAACAGATGCGGACCTACGTGGCTACGAGTCAATTTTTGATTCATTATTACAATCACAGCGCGTAGACCGCTCGATGTATGACCGTCAAATTGATCTAATTACTTCAGAGCTTGCTCCACATATGCGCCGCTATGCAAAACTTGTTCAAAAGGCACAGGGGTTAGATAATATGACCTTTGCGGACCTAAAAGTTTCGTTAGACCCAACATATGAGCCAACAATTACTATCGAAGAATCACGCAAGTATATGAAAGACGGCTTAGCAATTATGGGTGAGGATTACGCCAATATGCTAGACCGCTCATTCGACGAGCGTTGGATTGACTTCGCACAAAATGCCGGAAAATCAACAGGCGCGTTCTGCTCAAGCCCGTACGGTGTGCATCCATACATCTTAATCTCATGGACAAGCCGCATGAATGAAGTATTCGTGCTTGCACATGAGCTAGGACACGCGGGTCACTTCTATTTAGCAAATGACCATCAAAACATTTTCAATGCACGCCCTTCTTTATACTTCATTGAAGCACCATCTACAATGAATGAAATGCTAATGGCGAATCATTTACTGAAAAACTCAAATGATGCGCGCTTTAAACGTTGGGTCATTTCAACAATCATTAGCCGTACGTACTACCACAACTTCGTTACACATTTACTTGAAGCGGCCTACCAGCGTAAAGTGTACGAAATCATTGACGCGGGTGGTACTGTAAACGCACCGAAGCTAAACGAACTAAAACGTGACGTATTAGAAGAATTCTGGGGCGACACAGTAGAAATAAACGAAGGCGCAGAACTAACATGGATGCGCCAACCGCATTACTACATGGGCTTATATCCATATACGTACTCAGCAGGCTTAACAATCTCTACACAAGTATACCGCCGCATTTCAGCTGGGGATGACTCAGCCGTTGCCGATTGGGTTGACGTCTTAAAAGCAGGTGGTACGAAAACACCTGTAGAATTAGCAAAAATGGCAGGCGTTGATATTACAACTGAAGAGCCTTTACGTGACACAATCGCCTTTATTGGTGAGTTAATTACGCAACTTGAAGAATTAACAGCTGAAATCGAAGGACAAAAAGCATAA
- a CDS encoding patatin family protein translates to MSVNEVKDCSLILEGGTFRTVYTAGVLDALMGEEIVMPYIAAISAGAINAVSYMSNQPERTLRVLTTYRNDPRYMGARNILKEKSIFGLDFAYNIIPNERDLFDWDTYYNYPGEVEFGVTNAYTGKVEYKQAHTMTRTCDILQATCAIPVLFPEIKIGNAPYYDGGLADSIPVKRAIEKGFDKHLLILTREPGYLKAGSKSSSWVTMLFKKRYPRLAAAMNGRPEMYNETMQFIGELEQEGKAFIFKPQHALKSFENKVDQMKANYNMGYEQATKQMSELKQFLGI, encoded by the coding sequence ATGTCGGTGAATGAAGTAAAAGACTGTAGTTTAATTTTAGAAGGGGGTACATTCCGTACCGTATATACAGCGGGGGTACTCGATGCGTTAATGGGAGAGGAAATTGTGATGCCTTATATCGCGGCTATTTCAGCGGGTGCGATTAATGCGGTGTCGTATATGTCAAACCAGCCTGAGCGTACGTTGCGTGTACTAACGACGTATCGTAATGACCCACGCTATATGGGGGCGCGCAATATTTTAAAAGAAAAAAGTATTTTTGGCCTCGATTTCGCTTACAATATCATTCCGAATGAACGCGATCTATTTGATTGGGACACGTACTACAACTATCCGGGAGAGGTCGAATTTGGTGTAACGAATGCCTATACTGGGAAAGTGGAGTACAAGCAGGCGCATACAATGACGAGAACGTGTGATATCTTGCAAGCAACGTGCGCGATTCCCGTGCTGTTCCCAGAAATTAAAATTGGCAATGCGCCGTATTATGATGGGGGCTTAGCGGATTCAATTCCTGTAAAGCGTGCCATTGAAAAAGGCTTTGACAAGCACTTGCTTATTTTGACACGTGAGCCGGGCTATTTAAAGGCTGGTTCGAAATCATCTTCTTGGGTGACGATGCTGTTTAAAAAGCGTTATCCACGTTTAGCAGCCGCTATGAATGGACGTCCAGAAATGTATAATGAGACGATGCAATTTATCGGTGAACTTGAGCAAGAGGGGAAGGCGTTTATTTTCAAACCACAGCATGCCTTAAAAAGTTTTGAAAATAAAGTCGATCAAATGAAAGCCAACTACAATATGGGCTATGAGCAAGCCACGAAGCAAATGTCGGAGTTAAAACAGTTTTTAGGCATATAA
- a CDS encoding DUF4181 domain-containing protein, with amino-acid sequence MLIIIVIIAFIGAGMLDLKLRQKFNIEKNQKFMDQYVGIWHLFLEVFLCFSFLSFVTVNLFDQTTIYALLFAFIMLLFMIRGLFEFLFRRDKRRHIISFTYVALCAVCSVAIALFM; translated from the coding sequence GTGTTAATTATTATTGTTATTATCGCTTTTATAGGAGCGGGTATGCTCGATTTAAAGCTACGCCAAAAATTCAATATCGAAAAAAATCAAAAATTCATGGATCAATACGTAGGTATTTGGCATTTGTTTTTAGAAGTATTTTTATGCTTCTCGTTCCTATCGTTTGTAACCGTCAATTTATTTGATCAGACTACGATTTATGCATTATTATTCGCGTTTATCATGTTATTATTTATGATTCGTGGGTTGTTTGAGTTTTTATTCAGACGTGATAAACGTCGTCATATTATTTCGTTTACATATGTAGCGCTGTGTGCAGTGTGTAGCGTGGCAATTGCGTTGTTTATGTAA
- a CDS encoding malic enzyme-like NAD(P)-binding protein, with the protein MDLMKKSLEMHENFGGKMEIRAKVPVQDKYDLSLAYSPGVAAPCLEIEKNPSKVYDYTMKGNLVAIVTDGTAVLGLGDIGPEAALPVMEGKALLLKRFANVDAVPVCLGTKDVDEIVRVVKAISPTYGGINLEDISAPRCFEIEDRLRAECNIPVFHDDQHGTAIVVGAALINALKIVPKQPKEMKVVINGAGAAGIAILRILVQMGYLNVLMCDTKGIIYEGRPEGMNPIKEQVANLTNPYQLRGSLDEALVGADVFIGVSAADILKEHHIKSMAADPIIFALANPNPEVTPENAKKWGARIIGTGRSDHANQINNMLAFPGIFRGALDVRATDINEAMKLAAVEAIASLVTDEELHEDFIVPSSMDERVAGIVAKAVGSAAIETGVSVLFQQPAVVKETIAI; encoded by the coding sequence ATGGATTTAATGAAAAAGTCGTTAGAGATGCACGAAAACTTCGGGGGCAAGATGGAAATTCGTGCGAAGGTGCCTGTACAAGATAAATATGATCTAAGCTTAGCTTACTCACCAGGAGTTGCGGCACCATGCTTAGAAATCGAAAAAAATCCATCAAAAGTGTATGACTACACAATGAAGGGCAATTTAGTGGCGATTGTAACAGATGGGACAGCCGTACTTGGCTTAGGAGACATTGGTCCAGAAGCTGCGCTGCCAGTAATGGAAGGAAAGGCCTTATTATTAAAACGTTTTGCGAATGTGGATGCGGTGCCAGTATGCTTAGGGACTAAGGATGTTGATGAAATTGTACGCGTTGTAAAAGCCATTTCACCGACATATGGTGGCATTAATTTAGAGGACATTTCAGCGCCGCGCTGCTTTGAAATTGAAGACCGCTTGCGCGCAGAGTGTAATATCCCGGTTTTCCATGACGATCAACACGGCACGGCGATTGTTGTCGGTGCGGCATTAATTAATGCACTAAAAATTGTGCCAAAGCAGCCAAAAGAAATGAAGGTTGTCATTAATGGTGCCGGTGCAGCAGGCATTGCAATTTTACGTATTTTAGTGCAGATGGGTTATTTGAACGTGTTAATGTGTGACACGAAGGGCATTATTTACGAAGGGCGTCCTGAAGGGATGAACCCAATTAAAGAACAAGTTGCGAATTTAACGAATCCGTATCAGTTACGTGGTTCTTTAGATGAAGCATTAGTCGGCGCAGATGTATTTATCGGCGTATCGGCAGCGGATATTTTAAAGGAGCACCATATTAAGTCAATGGCGGCTGACCCAATTATTTTTGCCTTAGCGAATCCAAACCCTGAAGTTACACCAGAAAACGCGAAGAAATGGGGGGCACGCATAATCGGCACAGGGCGTTCAGATCATGCCAATCAAATTAACAACATGCTGGCATTCCCAGGAATTTTCCGTGGCGCACTGGATGTTCGTGCAACGGATATTAACGAGGCGATGAAGCTAGCGGCAGTTGAAGCAATTGCCTCACTTGTAACCGATGAGGAATTACATGAAGATTTCATCGTACCAAGCTCAATGGATGAGCGTGTGGCGGGCATTGTAGCAAAAGCAGTTGGTTCAGCGGCAATTGAAACAGGCGTATCGGTATTATTCCAGCAACCAGCAGTCGTGAAAGAAACGATCGCTATTTAA
- the gdhA gene encoding NADP-specific glutamate dehydrogenase, with the protein MTTAVVSSKAKQYVDGVFAKLQAKNAHQPEFLQAAEEIFLSLVPVFEQHPEYIKHNILERIIEPDRIISFRVAWQDDHNNVQVNRGYRVQYNNVIGPYKGGLRFHPTVNESIMKFLAFEQIFKNALTGQPIGGGKGGSDFNPKGKSDAEIMRFCQAFMTELYRYVGPDVDVPAGDIGVGAREVGYLWGQYKRIRGAYEAGVLTGKKPGYGGSLARTEATGYGLVYFVSEMLREANDTFLDKTVVVSGSGNVAVYAIEKAQHFGAKVVACSDSSGYIYDAEGIDLKVVKQLKEVEGKRISEYVTYRPNAVFTEGCSGIWTIPCDIALPCATQNEINGELARTLIANGVKVVAEGANMPSDLEAINTFLDAGVLFGPAKAANAGGVAVSALEMAQNSGRNYWTFQEVDTKLHEIMKSIFSQSTEAAKKYGYEGNLVVGSNIAGFVRVANGMLVEGIY; encoded by the coding sequence ATGACAACAGCAGTAGTATCTAGCAAAGCTAAACAATATGTTGATGGTGTCTTCGCAAAATTACAAGCAAAGAACGCGCATCAGCCAGAGTTCTTACAAGCAGCGGAAGAAATCTTCCTATCATTAGTTCCCGTATTCGAGCAACATCCAGAATACATTAAACATAATATTTTAGAACGTATCATAGAACCAGATCGTATCATTTCATTCCGCGTTGCTTGGCAAGATGATCACAACAACGTGCAAGTAAACCGTGGCTACCGCGTACAGTACAATAACGTAATCGGGCCATACAAAGGTGGCTTACGCTTCCACCCAACAGTAAACGAATCAATTATGAAATTTTTAGCATTTGAACAAATTTTCAAAAACGCATTAACAGGTCAACCAATCGGTGGCGGTAAAGGCGGTTCTGATTTCAATCCAAAAGGCAAATCAGATGCTGAAATTATGCGCTTCTGCCAAGCATTCATGACAGAATTATACCGTTATGTTGGTCCAGATGTCGACGTTCCTGCAGGCGATATTGGTGTAGGTGCTCGTGAAGTAGGATACCTTTGGGGACAATACAAGCGCATCCGCGGTGCTTATGAAGCGGGCGTATTAACAGGTAAAAAACCTGGTTATGGTGGTTCATTAGCGCGTACAGAAGCAACTGGCTATGGTTTAGTATACTTCGTAAGCGAAATGCTACGCGAGGCAAATGACACATTCCTAGACAAAACAGTTGTTGTCTCTGGTTCTGGTAACGTAGCAGTTTACGCGATTGAAAAAGCACAACACTTCGGCGCAAAAGTAGTCGCTTGTTCAGATTCTTCAGGCTACATTTACGACGCAGAGGGTATCGACTTAAAAGTAGTAAAACAGCTAAAAGAAGTAGAAGGCAAACGTATTAGCGAATACGTAACATACCGTCCAAACGCAGTATTTACGGAAGGTTGTAGTGGTATTTGGACAATTCCATGTGACATTGCCCTACCATGTGCTACACAAAACGAAATTAACGGTGAGCTTGCACGTACATTAATCGCAAACGGCGTAAAAGTTGTAGCAGAAGGTGCCAATATGCCATCTGACTTAGAAGCAATTAACACATTCTTAGATGCAGGTGTCTTATTCGGTCCTGCAAAAGCTGCAAACGCTGGTGGTGTAGCGGTTTCTGCATTAGAAATGGCACAAAACTCTGGCCGTAACTACTGGACATTCCAAGAAGTAGATACAAAATTACATGAAATTATGAAATCAATTTTCTCACAAAGTACCGAAGCTGCAAAAAAATATGGCTACGAGGGTAACTTAGTAGTAGGCTCTAACATCGCTGGTTTCGTTAGAGTAGCGAACGGTATGCTTGTAGAGGGCATTTACTAA
- a CDS encoding universal stress protein — MVETYHNVVVAIDFSEKAKIAFERGVRIAKLTGATLHLVCVIDTHSFGSVEAYDLKYAKQLKEKAAVHLEEYKAKAVEAGVDNIHLIVEEGSPKVILTSLTESDLIIVGATGLNRAERFLLGSVSENVVRNAKCDVLVVR, encoded by the coding sequence ATGGTAGAAACGTATCACAATGTCGTCGTAGCAATCGACTTTTCAGAAAAAGCAAAAATTGCATTTGAACGCGGTGTGCGCATTGCAAAATTAACAGGTGCAACACTTCACTTAGTATGTGTCATTGACACGCACTCGTTCGGCTCTGTTGAAGCATATGATTTAAAATATGCCAAACAGTTAAAAGAAAAAGCAGCCGTACATTTAGAAGAGTACAAGGCGAAAGCAGTGGAAGCAGGTGTCGACAACATCCATCTGATCGTTGAAGAAGGTTCACCAAAGGTCATCTTAACGAGTTTAACTGAATCAGATTTAATCATTGTTGGAGCAACAGGTCTAAACCGTGCTGAACGATTCTTACTTGGCTCGGTATCAGAAAATGTTGTACGTAACGCGAAATGTGATGTATTAGTCGTACGCTAA